In Rana temporaria chromosome 3, aRanTem1.1, whole genome shotgun sequence, a single window of DNA contains:
- the CDKN2D gene encoding cyclin-dependent kinase 4 inhibitor D — protein MLLQETSAGDLLTKASAQGDMEEVQRLLHQERIHPDCLNHFGRTALQVMMFGSTSIASELLKQGATANIQDSHGITPAHDAARTGFLDTLQILVQYGADLNVPDVTGSLPIHLALREGHLPVVVYLASRSNLQHRDREGRTPLQLASMLNPSLAAVLEQYT, from the exons ATGTTGCTTCAAGAGACGAGTGCTGGAGACCTCCTGACAAAGGCGTCAGCccagggggacatggaggaggtGCAGAGACTGCTGCATCAAGAGAGGATACATCCCGACTGTCTCAACCACTTCGGGAGGACCGCGTTGCAG GTGATGATGTTCGGTAGTACGTCCATAGCATCAGAACTGCTGAAACAAGGAGCTACGGCAAACATTCAAGACTCGCATGGAATAACGCCGGCACACGATGCAGCTCGCACAGGCTTCCTCGACACGTTGCAGATCCTGGTTCAGTACGGCGCAGATCTTAACGTGCCCGATGTCACGGGGTCtcttcctatccacctggctcttcGTGAAGGCCACCTTCCTGTCGTTGTCTACCTCGCCTCAAGATCGAACCTGCAGCATCGCGACCGAGAGGGGCGAACGCCCTTGCAGCTCGCCTCCATGCTTAATCCCAGCCTTGCAGCTGTTTTGGAGCAGTATACGTAG